The Plectropomus leopardus isolate mb chromosome 7, YSFRI_Pleo_2.0, whole genome shotgun sequence genome window below encodes:
- the id4 gene encoding DNA-binding protein inhibitor ID-4 — MKAVTPVHPQDSSSSSSQLSLHYLSKQSLNIARCRMEEEDLFCLQYDMNDCYSRLKRLVPTIPQDKKVSKVEILQHVIDYILDLQLALETHPSLHKQQRTGTCPPQASNPSRTPLTVLNIDHHQRTSIVKKPEDSILCR; from the exons ATGAAGGCTGTTACTCCAGTCCACCCCCAGgactcctcctccagcagcagccagcTCTCCCTGCACTATCTGTCGAAGCAGAGCCTCAACATCGCCCGGTGCAGGATGGAAGAGGAGGACCTGTTCTGCCTGCAGTACGACATGAACGACTGCTACAGCCGGCTGAAGCGCCTGGTGCCCACCATTCCACAGGATAAGAAAGTCAGCAAAGTGGAGATCCTCCAGCATGTCATAGACTACATCCTGGACCTGCAGCTGGCCCTGGAGACGCACCCTTCCCTCCATAAACAACAGCGGACCGGGACCTGCCCTCCTCAAGCCTCCAACCCCAGCCGGACACCGCTGACGGTGCTCAACATTGACCACCACCAG agGACATCAATAGTCAAAAAGCCGGAGGACTCTATTTTATGCCGCTGA